The Pedobacter cryoconitis genome has a window encoding:
- a CDS encoding NADP-dependent oxidoreductase — protein MKAIVLTESGDVDKLILTTLPVPVIVEGEVLIQVKAISINPVDAKTRTGKGLYGKLKEQPPIILGWDVSGIITESKSQLFKVGDEVFGMVNFPGHGKAYAEYAAAPAVHLALKPANISHEEAAAATLAALTAWQVLVNHAKIKATDKVLIHAAAGGVGHYAVQIAKHIGAYVIGTSSAKNKDFVIKLGADEHIDYKSQRFEDAAEDLDFVLDTIGGDNIDRSLEVIKTGGTIISIPSGLNEEVTAKASAKGINGYFILVASNGDDMKQLAILLEKGIIKSHVSQTYAFEQLPEAHSAIESGRTVGKIVITV, from the coding sequence ATGAAAGCAATAGTTTTAACAGAATCCGGTGATGTAGACAAACTGATACTGACTACATTACCCGTACCAGTAATCGTTGAAGGCGAAGTCCTGATCCAGGTTAAAGCAATTAGTATTAATCCTGTAGATGCAAAGACAAGAACCGGAAAAGGATTATATGGAAAACTCAAAGAACAACCTCCAATTATCCTGGGATGGGATGTTTCAGGCATAATTACCGAATCAAAATCCCAGCTTTTTAAAGTGGGTGATGAAGTATTTGGGATGGTCAATTTTCCCGGTCACGGTAAAGCTTATGCTGAGTATGCAGCTGCTCCGGCGGTACATCTTGCATTAAAACCAGCTAATATATCACATGAAGAAGCTGCTGCGGCGACACTGGCAGCACTTACAGCCTGGCAAGTGCTGGTTAATCATGCAAAAATCAAAGCGACCGATAAAGTACTGATCCACGCGGCTGCCGGAGGTGTAGGACATTATGCCGTGCAAATTGCCAAACATATTGGCGCTTATGTGATTGGAACGTCCTCTGCAAAAAACAAAGACTTTGTAATAAAACTTGGTGCAGACGAGCATATTGACTATAAAAGTCAGCGCTTTGAAGATGCTGCTGAAGACCTTGATTTTGTTTTGGACACCATAGGCGGCGATAATATTGATCGTTCACTGGAGGTCATTAAAACAGGCGGTACAATCATTAGTATTCCCTCAGGTCTGAATGAAGAAGTAACCGCTAAAGCATCAGCTAAGGGAATTAATGGTTACTTCATCCTGGTAGCTTCCAATGGAGATGATATGAAACAACTGGCCATTTTACTGGAAAAAGGGATTATTAAATCTCATGTAAGTCAAACTTATGCGTTTGAGCAATTACCAGAAGCCCATTCTGCTATAGAATCGGGAAGGACAGTTGGAAAAATAGTCATCACTGTTTAA
- a CDS encoding DUF417 family protein: MKTNKTGYAMGVIATIVVLVWIGLLKFTPSEAKAIKPLVENSWIMSWLYQLVSIQTGSIIIGIFEIITALFLAGSFWSRKAGKIAGILTLVIFASTLSFLLSTPGIWKQLDGVPVTDFFILKDLAFLAIGIQVFGHSANEYAD; this comes from the coding sequence ATGAAAACAAACAAAACAGGTTACGCCATGGGCGTGATTGCCACCATAGTGGTATTGGTATGGATAGGCCTATTAAAATTTACGCCCTCAGAAGCAAAAGCGATTAAACCTTTAGTCGAAAACAGCTGGATAATGAGCTGGCTTTATCAACTGGTTTCTATTCAGACAGGATCTATCATTATAGGAATCTTTGAAATTATTACTGCACTGTTTCTGGCTGGTTCTTTCTGGAGCAGAAAAGCGGGAAAAATTGCCGGTATACTCACACTGGTCATTTTTGCCTCCACGTTAAGCTTTTTGCTCAGCACTCCCGGTATCTGGAAGCAATTGGACGGTGTTCCGGTTACCGATTTCTTTATCTTAAAAGATCTGGCATTTTTAGCTATAGGGATCCAGGTTTTTGGACATTCTGCAAATGAATATGCCGATTAA
- a CDS encoding peptidase domain-containing ABC transporter gives MSTKVKQRDITDCGAACLASIASHFKLDLSVARIRQLAGTDKKGTTVLGLVEAGRKLGFEAAGVKGPFESLFKIPKPAVAHLIVDQILQHYVVIYKVTSKFIEVMDPADGQMHRKTHEEFKKEWTGALVLLLPAEEFQPGNEKISVQSRFWNLIKPHKGILIQALLGAIVYTILGLSTSIFVQKLIDFVLVDGNRNLLNLMSIAMVIILSIQLLIGTAKTIFTLKTGQMIDSQLILGYYKHLLKLPQTFFDTMRVGEIISRINDAVKIRTFLNDVSINFLVNIFIVFFSFIMMFTYYWKLALIMLTVIPLYLIIYAITDKLNKKVQRKLMEDSAELESQLVESLNSVGTIKRFGLESHANEKTETRFINLLQTGFKSNINSVFSGTSTELISRLLTIVLLWVGAGYVLDGNITPGELLSFYTLIGYFTGPVTSLIGMNKTVQDAVIAADRLFEIMDLERENEESQIDLTPDKIGDIHFEKVSFRYGTRLNVFENLNLMIPKGKFTAIVGESGSGKSTLMSILQNIYPIQEGNVRIGSYDLKYIRNSSLRQAVAVVPQKIDLFAGNVIDNIAVGDYEPDMQRIIEISTQLGIIDFIETLPRGFQTYLGENGTTLSGGQRQRIAIARALYRNPEILILDEATSSLDSASEQYVQKMIDLLKANQKTVIVIAHRLSTLNHADKIIVLDKGVVVEQGTHHELIYSKESAYANLWKLQMPQL, from the coding sequence ATGAGCACCAAAGTAAAACAAAGAGATATTACCGATTGTGGTGCGGCATGTTTAGCGTCAATTGCCTCTCATTTTAAGCTGGATCTTTCCGTTGCCCGTATCAGGCAGCTGGCAGGTACGGATAAAAAAGGGACAACAGTTTTAGGATTGGTAGAAGCCGGCCGTAAATTAGGTTTTGAGGCCGCAGGTGTAAAAGGCCCTTTCGAGAGTTTATTTAAAATACCTAAACCTGCTGTCGCTCACTTAATCGTTGATCAGATTTTACAACATTACGTGGTTATCTATAAAGTGACCAGTAAGTTCATTGAGGTGATGGATCCTGCCGACGGACAGATGCACCGTAAAACCCATGAAGAGTTTAAAAAGGAGTGGACAGGGGCGCTCGTTTTGCTATTACCCGCGGAAGAATTTCAACCCGGAAATGAGAAAATATCCGTACAAAGTCGTTTCTGGAACCTGATCAAACCGCACAAAGGCATTCTGATTCAGGCACTGCTGGGTGCTATTGTGTATACCATATTAGGCCTGTCTACATCCATTTTCGTACAAAAACTAATAGACTTTGTATTGGTTGATGGTAACCGGAACCTGCTTAACCTGATGAGTATAGCGATGGTAATTATCCTGTCCATTCAACTTTTGATCGGTACTGCCAAAACGATATTCACTTTAAAAACGGGTCAGATGATCGATAGCCAGCTAATTTTAGGCTATTACAAACACTTATTGAAATTACCACAGACATTTTTTGATACCATGCGTGTGGGTGAAATTATTTCAAGAATCAATGACGCCGTAAAAATCAGAACCTTTTTGAACGACGTGAGCATTAACTTTCTGGTGAACATCTTCATTGTTTTCTTCTCGTTTATCATGATGTTCACCTATTACTGGAAGCTGGCACTGATCATGCTGACTGTTATCCCATTATATCTTATCATTTATGCGATTACAGATAAGTTAAATAAGAAAGTACAAAGGAAACTCATGGAAGATTCTGCGGAACTGGAATCACAATTGGTGGAAAGCTTGAATTCAGTGGGTACCATCAAACGTTTTGGCCTGGAATCCCACGCGAATGAAAAAACAGAAACCCGCTTTATCAACCTTTTACAAACAGGTTTTAAATCAAATATCAACTCCGTATTTTCAGGGACTTCAACTGAATTAATATCCAGGCTTTTAACCATAGTCTTACTGTGGGTAGGCGCCGGATATGTGCTCGACGGTAATATTACCCCCGGCGAATTGTTATCTTTTTATACACTTATCGGTTATTTTACCGGCCCGGTGACTTCGTTGATCGGCATGAATAAAACCGTACAGGATGCTGTGATTGCAGCAGACAGGTTATTTGAAATTATGGATCTGGAACGCGAAAATGAGGAAAGCCAGATTGACCTTACCCCCGATAAGATCGGTGATATACACTTTGAAAAAGTTTCTTTTCGTTATGGAACCAGGCTCAATGTTTTTGAAAATCTAAACCTGATGATTCCCAAAGGTAAATTTACGGCCATTGTTGGCGAAAGTGGTTCAGGAAAATCGACCTTGATGTCCATCCTGCAAAATATTTATCCTATACAAGAAGGGAATGTACGCATAGGAAGCTATGATTTAAAATATATCCGTAATTCCTCTCTGCGCCAGGCAGTGGCAGTGGTGCCGCAGAAAATTGATTTATTTGCCGGCAATGTCATTGACAATATAGCCGTAGGTGATTATGAGCCTGACATGCAAAGGATCATTGAAATATCCACGCAGCTTGGGATTATTGACTTCATTGAGACCCTGCCCCGGGGATTCCAAACTTATCTTGGAGAAAATGGAACTACCTTATCTGGTGGGCAGCGGCAACGTATTGCAATTGCCAGAGCCCTGTACCGGAATCCGGAAATCCTTATTCTGGACGAAGCAACTTCCTCACTCGACTCTGCTTCAGAACAGTATGTTCAAAAAATGATTGATCTCTTAAAAGCGAATCAAAAAACTGTTATCGTTATTGCACATCGGTTAAGTACCTTAAATCATGCAGATAAAATCATTGTTCTGGATAAAGGAGTGGTTGTTGAACAAGGCACACACCATGAACTGATCTACAGTAAGGAGTCAGCTTATGCTAATTTATGGAAACTTCAAATGCCGCAGCTGTAA
- a CDS encoding HlyD family secretion protein — MSLSNYTIETISSNSIVYRSKIGKPSQFIYIATVLAILAVFIALPFIKTPISVKSSGLLQSSMEKTELTVPVNGRIIQLGLKDNKKVKQGDILLVIDASAPKKQDALVQTRQGQISEFLQDLNKLLVYIQWNGYSYPNPKTGQYTAAWQEFAQESENARIAKEQTETTFNRYNKLYQSKVVTESEYEKYKFEKEQAASAYLMVTTKYKTRWQTEANQFRNELRQLSSQQVDLNEQKKQYTLRAPISGSVQNLSGIQKDAYVFANQKIGEISPDTNITAFCYIKPADIGLIRKGQEVRFQVDAFNYNQWGLATGQVLDISDDIILINNQPVFKVRCNLTRNYLILKNGYKGFLKKGMNFTARFTVTERSLYQLLYDKVDDWVNPNVSDKI; from the coding sequence ATGTCCCTGTCTAATTACACCATTGAAACTATATCGAGTAATTCTATCGTTTACCGGTCAAAGATTGGTAAGCCCAGCCAATTTATCTATATCGCTACCGTACTGGCCATCTTAGCAGTTTTTATTGCACTACCATTTATTAAAACGCCGATCAGCGTCAAAAGCAGCGGCCTTTTACAATCTTCTATGGAAAAAACAGAGCTTACTGTCCCTGTCAATGGCAGAATCATTCAGCTCGGGCTAAAAGACAATAAAAAGGTAAAACAGGGCGATATTTTATTGGTCATTGATGCTTCTGCACCAAAAAAACAGGATGCCCTTGTACAAACACGCCAGGGACAGATCAGTGAATTTTTACAAGACCTGAATAAATTACTAGTTTACATTCAATGGAATGGATATAGTTATCCGAATCCAAAAACCGGTCAGTACACCGCAGCCTGGCAAGAATTTGCACAGGAATCTGAAAATGCCAGAATCGCCAAAGAACAGACCGAAACCACCTTTAACAGGTATAATAAATTGTATCAGAGTAAAGTTGTGACCGAATCTGAATACGAAAAATATAAGTTTGAGAAAGAACAGGCGGCCTCTGCTTACCTGATGGTAACGACTAAATATAAAACCAGGTGGCAAACAGAAGCCAATCAATTCCGGAATGAGCTGCGTCAGCTGTCCAGCCAGCAGGTGGATTTAAACGAACAGAAAAAACAATATACCCTAAGGGCCCCGATCAGCGGCTCAGTGCAGAATCTTTCAGGTATCCAGAAAGACGCTTATGTATTTGCCAATCAAAAAATCGGTGAGATATCGCCTGATACTAATATTACTGCTTTCTGTTATATCAAACCAGCGGATATCGGACTGATCAGAAAAGGACAAGAGGTCAGATTCCAGGTAGATGCTTTTAATTATAATCAGTGGGGACTGGCAACCGGACAGGTGCTCGATATATCAGATGATATTATCCTGATCAATAATCAGCCTGTATTTAAAGTCAGATGTAACCTGACCAGGAATTATTTAATATTGAAAAACGGGTATAAAGGATTTTTAAAGAAGGGCATGAACTTCACTGCACGCTTTACGGTGACCGAGCGCAGTTTATATCAGTTGTTATACGATAAAGTTGATGACTGGGTTAATCCAAATGTAAGCGACAAGATATGA
- a CDS encoding bacteriocin, whose amino-acid sequence MKNLELKNLGVQELNTKEMSTIEGGGLLGDIFGVVGAVATTVSGVVNTVSTVVGNTVKFGLTQLFTILGSL is encoded by the coding sequence ATGAAAAATTTAGAATTAAAAAACCTTGGTGTTCAAGAGCTGAACACAAAAGAAATGTCAACAATCGAAGGCGGTGGTTTACTAGGTGATATTTTTGGTGTAGTTGGCGCAGTTGCTACAACTGTAAGTGGAGTTGTTAATACTGTAAGTACTGTAGTTGGTAACACTGTAAAATTTGGTCTTACTCAATTATTTACAATTTTAGGTTCTCTTTAA
- a CDS encoding alpha-galactosidase has translation MRRILAALLLFQASHLLAQDKITSLPIWKKTEEPAKKQDWLINSKDRTAQVYRSLTNKDIILSNGLIKRSFRLQPNLACTDFSNLSNGQQLLRAVCPEAKLTINGKPYNVGGLYGQKQKAYLLNQWLDGLTANDSDFLFKSYRITPIVPYINWKPAANEWASNRQQPTGKMLTFSFESSLPALKGIRVNINYELYDGIPLICKWLSVENKGQQTIKLDKVINELIAAHEEESSVDGNPGNIKPPHGIYVESNYAFNNSMNARLSDQTTHWNTDSTYTSQVNYNLRTPCLLEVYPPIGPGVEIAPGNTFKSIRTNELLLDSYDRDRNGLAQRMMYRKIAPWSTENPIFMHLITIDPKVVKTAVDQCAETGYEAIILSFGSGLHMEDQSAENIIKIKELVDYAHSKGILMGGYSLFSSRRINDEEDVIDPKTGKADVHAQFGHAPCLGSNWGLAYLNKIKEFIKKTGLDIFENDGPYPGDVCASTKHPGHKGLEDSQWAQIELQKGLYRWCNENGIYVNAPDWYFLDGTHKIALGYREVNFSLPREQQVILNRQNIYDGTWEKTPTMSWGFVPLTQYQGGGEAATLEPLSAHLNAYEQLMMQYYGAGIQACYRGPRLYDTQETKKLVTNVISWYKKYRTILNSDIIHLRRADGREWDGILHVNPNQKEKGLAMLYNPSAEKITRTIILPLYYTGLTGQANIREKEGKAVSYTLDNNNQVIYEVTIPANGYTWLVIE, from the coding sequence ATGAGAAGAATATTAGCTGCTTTACTATTATTTCAAGCCAGTCACCTGTTGGCACAAGATAAAATAACGTCATTGCCAATATGGAAAAAAACAGAAGAACCGGCTAAGAAACAAGATTGGCTGATCAATAGTAAGGACAGAACAGCACAAGTATACCGCAGTTTAACGAATAAAGACATCATTCTATCTAATGGATTAATCAAAAGATCATTTCGTTTACAGCCAAATCTTGCCTGTACAGATTTTAGCAATCTAAGCAATGGACAGCAGCTTTTAAGAGCCGTATGTCCGGAAGCAAAATTGACCATCAATGGTAAGCCATATAACGTTGGCGGATTATACGGCCAAAAGCAAAAGGCTTACCTTTTAAATCAATGGCTGGACGGACTAACGGCAAATGATTCAGATTTCCTTTTTAAATCTTATCGGATCACTCCCATTGTACCCTATATCAACTGGAAGCCTGCCGCCAATGAGTGGGCCTCCAACAGGCAACAACCTACAGGAAAGATGCTGACATTTTCTTTTGAATCCAGCTTACCTGCTTTAAAAGGAATCCGGGTCAATATAAATTATGAATTATATGATGGCATACCACTCATCTGTAAATGGCTTAGTGTCGAAAATAAAGGGCAGCAAACCATCAAGTTAGATAAAGTAATTAATGAGCTCATTGCTGCACATGAGGAAGAATCTTCAGTTGATGGAAATCCAGGAAATATTAAACCCCCGCATGGAATTTATGTAGAAAGCAACTATGCTTTTAATAACTCCATGAATGCCCGTTTGTCGGATCAAACTACCCATTGGAATACAGATTCGACCTACACTTCGCAGGTTAACTATAATCTCAGAACGCCATGTTTACTGGAGGTTTATCCACCAATTGGCCCGGGCGTAGAAATTGCGCCTGGGAATACTTTTAAGTCTATCAGAACCAATGAATTACTGCTGGATAGCTATGACAGGGACAGAAATGGACTGGCACAACGTATGATGTACCGTAAAATCGCCCCATGGTCAACAGAAAACCCAATTTTTATGCACCTGATCACTATTGATCCAAAGGTAGTCAAAACTGCTGTTGACCAATGTGCTGAAACAGGTTATGAAGCTATTATTCTCAGTTTTGGCAGCGGTCTGCACATGGAAGACCAGAGCGCAGAAAATATAATCAAAATTAAGGAATTAGTAGATTATGCACACAGTAAAGGGATCTTGATGGGCGGATATTCCCTATTTTCCAGTCGCCGGATTAATGATGAAGAAGATGTGATTGACCCGAAAACCGGAAAAGCAGATGTCCATGCTCAATTCGGCCATGCACCTTGTTTAGGCTCAAACTGGGGCCTTGCCTATCTGAATAAAATCAAAGAGTTTATTAAAAAGACAGGACTCGATATATTTGAGAATGATGGCCCCTATCCGGGCGATGTCTGTGCATCGACAAAACATCCGGGTCATAAAGGACTGGAAGATTCGCAATGGGCACAAATAGAACTGCAAAAAGGATTATATCGCTGGTGCAATGAAAATGGCATTTATGTCAATGCACCAGACTGGTATTTTCTGGATGGAACCCATAAAATAGCCTTGGGCTACAGAGAAGTAAACTTTAGCTTGCCAAGAGAGCAGCAGGTGATCCTGAACCGTCAGAATATCTATGACGGAACCTGGGAGAAAACACCCACAATGAGCTGGGGATTCGTTCCATTAACACAATATCAGGGCGGTGGAGAAGCTGCGACGCTAGAGCCACTGTCAGCACATCTTAATGCTTACGAACAATTGATGATGCAATATTACGGAGCAGGGATACAAGCCTGTTACCGCGGCCCGAGATTATACGATACGCAGGAAACAAAGAAACTGGTTACTAATGTGATCAGCTGGTATAAAAAATACAGGACCATTTTAAATTCAGACATTATACACCTGCGCAGGGCGGACGGAAGAGAATGGGATGGGATTTTACATGTAAATCCAAATCAAAAAGAAAAGGGATTAGCTATGTTATATAACCCTTCGGCAGAGAAAATTACCCGAACAATCATATTGCCGCTTTATTACACAGGTCTTACTGGTCAGGCCAATATCAGAGAGAAAGAAGGAAAAGCTGTTTCTTACACTTTAGACAATAATAATCAGGTAATTTATGAGGTAACTATACCGGCAAATGGATATACCTGGCTTGTGATTGAATAG